The Coregonus clupeaformis isolate EN_2021a chromosome 6, ASM2061545v1, whole genome shotgun sequence genome has a segment encoding these proteins:
- the LOC121568399 gene encoding lens fiber membrane intrinsic protein-like isoform X2 — protein MLYCASRPFVRRVFNAQTKLYCQPGQYWAPECFDNPPVLLESLDNKDRTEERGQKRDRSVMSGVLGRMYSFMGGGLFCAGVGNILLIISTTTDYWMQYRQSNNYMHQGLWRYCVPGKCMTHTDSIAYWDATRAFMILSLLACFIGIVIGVMAFIRSSSFSGFDKTFAAGILFFISCFFVLMAMAVYTGVTVNYYGKRYGNWRFSWSYIMGWVAVVLTFFSGIFYMCAYRMHECPRNSNSR, from the exons ATGCTCTATTGTGCCTCAAGGCCGTTTGTTCGTCGGGTTTTCAACGCACAAACAAAACTTTACTGCCAGCCTGGGCAATATTGGGCTCCGGAGTGCTTTGACAACCCCCCTGTATTATTGGAATCTCTGGATAATAAAG acaggacagaagagagaggacagaagagagacagaTCAGTCATGTCAGG TGTGCTTGGCAGGATGTACAGCTTCATGGGCGGTGGGTTGTTCTGCGCAGGAGTCGGGAACATACTCCTTATTATCTCCACGACAACCGATTACTGGATGCAGTATCGTCAATCTAACAACTACATGCATCAGGGCCTGTGGCGCTACTGTGTGCCTGGGAAATGCATGACACACACAGATAGCATTG CATACTGGGATGCCACCCGTGCCTTCATGATCCTCTCCCTGCTGGCCTGCTTCATTGGCATCGTGATCGGCGTCATGGCCTTCATACGCTCCTCCTCCTTCAGTGGGTTTGACAAGACGTTTGCTGCCGGCATCCTCTTCTTCATCTCCT GTTTCTTTGTACTGATGGCGATGGCTGTGTACACTGGGGTGACGGTTAACTACTACGGGAAACGATATGGAAACTGGCGCTTCTCCTGGTCCTACATCATGGGTTGGGTGGCCGTGGTCCTCACCTTCTTCTCAG gtaTCTTCTACATGTGTGCCTACAGGATGCATGAATGCCCGAGAAACTCCAACTCCCGCTGA
- the LOC121568399 gene encoding lens fiber membrane intrinsic protein-like isoform X1, with protein MLYCASRPFVRRVFNAQTKLYCQPGQYWAPECFDNPPVLLESLDNKGNKDRTEERGQKRDRSVMSGVLGRMYSFMGGGLFCAGVGNILLIISTTTDYWMQYRQSNNYMHQGLWRYCVPGKCMTHTDSIAYWDATRAFMILSLLACFIGIVIGVMAFIRSSSFSGFDKTFAAGILFFISCFFVLMAMAVYTGVTVNYYGKRYGNWRFSWSYIMGWVAVVLTFFSGIFYMCAYRMHECPRNSNSR; from the exons ATGCTCTATTGTGCCTCAAGGCCGTTTGTTCGTCGGGTTTTCAACGCACAAACAAAACTTTACTGCCAGCCTGGGCAATATTGGGCTCCGGAGTGCTTTGACAACCCCCCTGTATTATTGGAATCTCTGGATAATAAAGGTAATAAAG acaggacagaagagagaggacagaagagagacagaTCAGTCATGTCAGG TGTGCTTGGCAGGATGTACAGCTTCATGGGCGGTGGGTTGTTCTGCGCAGGAGTCGGGAACATACTCCTTATTATCTCCACGACAACCGATTACTGGATGCAGTATCGTCAATCTAACAACTACATGCATCAGGGCCTGTGGCGCTACTGTGTGCCTGGGAAATGCATGACACACACAGATAGCATTG CATACTGGGATGCCACCCGTGCCTTCATGATCCTCTCCCTGCTGGCCTGCTTCATTGGCATCGTGATCGGCGTCATGGCCTTCATACGCTCCTCCTCCTTCAGTGGGTTTGACAAGACGTTTGCTGCCGGCATCCTCTTCTTCATCTCCT GTTTCTTTGTACTGATGGCGATGGCTGTGTACACTGGGGTGACGGTTAACTACTACGGGAAACGATATGGAAACTGGCGCTTCTCCTGGTCCTACATCATGGGTTGGGTGGCCGTGGTCCTCACCTTCTTCTCAG gtaTCTTCTACATGTGTGCCTACAGGATGCATGAATGCCCGAGAAACTCCAACTCCCGCTGA
- the LOC121568399 gene encoding lens fiber membrane intrinsic protein-like isoform X3, with amino-acid sequence MYSFMGGGLFCAGVGNILLIISTTTDYWMQYRQSNNYMHQGLWRYCVPGKCMTHTDSIAYWDATRAFMILSLLACFIGIVIGVMAFIRSSSFSGFDKTFAAGILFFISCFFVLMAMAVYTGVTVNYYGKRYGNWRFSWSYIMGWVAVVLTFFSGIFYMCAYRMHECPRNSNSR; translated from the exons ATGTACAGCTTCATGGGCGGTGGGTTGTTCTGCGCAGGAGTCGGGAACATACTCCTTATTATCTCCACGACAACCGATTACTGGATGCAGTATCGTCAATCTAACAACTACATGCATCAGGGCCTGTGGCGCTACTGTGTGCCTGGGAAATGCATGACACACACAGATAGCATTG CATACTGGGATGCCACCCGTGCCTTCATGATCCTCTCCCTGCTGGCCTGCTTCATTGGCATCGTGATCGGCGTCATGGCCTTCATACGCTCCTCCTCCTTCAGTGGGTTTGACAAGACGTTTGCTGCCGGCATCCTCTTCTTCATCTCCT GTTTCTTTGTACTGATGGCGATGGCTGTGTACACTGGGGTGACGGTTAACTACTACGGGAAACGATATGGAAACTGGCGCTTCTCCTGGTCCTACATCATGGGTTGGGTGGCCGTGGTCCTCACCTTCTTCTCAG gtaTCTTCTACATGTGTGCCTACAGGATGCATGAATGCCCGAGAAACTCCAACTCCCGCTGA